In Ureibacillus thermophilus, the genomic stretch CTAAGAAAAGTGTGATTTGTAAATCAATTCCGTGCTACATAAAGAAGCAATTCGAAAATTGGTTATTTCTTTGTAGAACACATTGCAAATATTTCAGAAAAACAAGCAAAAATCTTTTTCATTTTAACCATCAATCCTCTAAATAGCGGTGTTAATATACTTTGGGCATTAATACTATCTGTAATTTGTGTTGTGTTCCACTTGATTGTTTTTGAATATTTAGCTCAAAAAAAGCATTTGAACCTAATGAAAAAAGATTCATGAATAAATAGCTAGAGGTTACTTTAACACTCAGTACATCTTCTATACCCGAAGGGGGTGGGGCGCAAAACGTTAGTAGCCGAAGACTTGATAAATGTTACTCCCCCTCGGAATTTTTTTATAAAAAAACCCTTATAAAGGGTTCATTCAAAAATTCTAGAGTATTATTTAGAAACTTTAAGAAGTTTACTAAAGGTGTTTAATCATCCTCAATCTTCACTTGTTTGATATAAACTTCTAATAAGCCGAAAATTATGTCAAAAATACCATACAAAAAAGGAGTTGCAAAAAAATATGTAGAAATAAATGGAAATAAAAAGGGGGGAATAGTCATGAAGATAAATGGAGTAGAGGTAATAGAAATCGTCAAAACAAAAATACCGGAAGATAAAATCTTTAAGATTATCTACGTAAGCGCCAAATATCCCACACCTTCTAACCATTTTGATGTTTTGTGATAATGAGATCAACATCAAAAGTTAGGAGGTTTTTATTTTTATGTCCTCAGATGAACGAAAACAATTGTGGCAACAACGAATTGAATCTTATCGATCTAGTGAAGAGTCAAGTGTAAAAGCTTGGTGCAAACAAAATCAAGTAGGTCACCAAAGTATGTATAAATGGATGAAAAGACTAGAGTTAGAGACAACTGAAACTTCACGGACTTCCCCTCAATGGCTAACTGTTGAAGTATCCCATCCGTTGGATGAAAAAAACTCCCCGCTCATCGTTAACATTGGGGAATTTTCCATCGAAGTAAAAGAAGGTTTCAATCCACTCCTTTTCAACGAAGTGGTTCAGGTGCTGAAAACACATGTTAAGTAAAACACCCATTCAACATGTTTATTTAGCAGCGGGGGCAACGGATTTACGCAAGTCGATTGATGGATTAACAGCCATTATTCAAATGAGCTTTCAGTTAAATCCTTTCTCTTCTAATCTCTTTGTTTTCTGTAATCGGAAACGAGATAAATTGAAAATTCTCCATTGGGATCACAATGGGTTTTGGTTGTACTATCGTCGTTTAGAGAAAGGTCTTTCAATGGCCTGATGAAAGAACTCCCGGCCCTTTGTGCATCACTCCCCGCCAATTCAGTTGGTTGCTCGATGGTCTTTCATTTGAACAAAAACAAGCACATGAACAAGTATCAGCTAAAATCATGGTTTAAAAGGAATTTGACATTGACCTGTCAATTCCTTTCCTTTATTCTTTAACTTATGAACA encodes the following:
- the tnpB gene encoding IS66 family insertion sequence element accessory protein TnpB (TnpB, as the term is used for proteins encoded by IS66 family insertion elements, is considered an accessory protein, since TnpC, encoded by a neighboring gene, is a DDE family transposase.), coding for MLSKTPIQHVYLAAGATDLRKSIDGLTAIIQMSFQLNPFSSNLFVFCNRKRDKLKILHWDHNGFWLYYRRLEKGLSMA
- the tnpA gene encoding IS66 family insertion sequence element accessory protein TnpA; translation: MSSDERKQLWQQRIESYRSSEESSVKAWCKQNQVGHQSMYKWMKRLELETTETSRTSPQWLTVEVSHPLDEKNSPLIVNIGEFSIEVKEGFNPLLFNEVVQVLKTHVK